The following coding sequences lie in one Globicephala melas chromosome 15, mGloMel1.2, whole genome shotgun sequence genomic window:
- the SPN gene encoding leukosialin — protein MLGWVEPGPLPFPLRPLHQSCPSFRSWSSLVPALCPYPLSWSQLLLMPIALEMILLLLLFGSVWAQNTSSESPDGTITLQELEPTAYSASLVSDIYETTKFNSTTSNFATTEVPKTDDSTEHKIFPPSSTPYTANEVSSPGTSIAASRGPPVNESISSQKDSAQTLSMPLEISNATSIPAVPVMKSAGFHTTTGETMATSPLETSSGTSGPPVTTATSSLETSDGTSGPPITTAISSLKASNVTSGPPVIMETSSLKTSKETSGLPVTMATTSLKTPLGTSGSPTFGVKISSPTSSTNISSRSSPNSGWETNGTLLVAVLVALLVVIFLMALLLLWHQRQKRKTGVLTLSRSGKHNGVANAWAGVAQVSHEEAATITEGASGGNNDSGVPQGEGSGQRPTLTTFFGRRKSRQGSMALEELKPGPAPSLKGEEEPLVGSKDEAAETSTSDGPEERDVEAP, from the exons ATGCTGGGGTGGGTGGAGCCAGGGCCACTTCCTTTCCCCTTGAGGCCCCTCCACCAGTCTTGCCCCAGCTTCAGGAGTTGGAGCAGCCTGGTCCCAGCCCTGTGCCCTTATCCACTGAGCTG GTCCCAACTCCTGCTCATGCCTATTGCTTTGGAAATGatcctgcttctcctcctctttgGGAGCGTCTGGGCCCAAAACACGAGCTCAGAGTCTCCGGACGGCACAATTACTTTGCAGGAGTTGGAACCCACAGCATACTCTGCTTCTTTGGTCTCAGATATCTATGAGACCACAAAATTCAACTCAACGACATCTAATTTTGCAACAACCGAGGTCCCTAAGACAGATGACAGCACTGAGCACAAGATCTTCCCGCCTTCCTCAACTCCCTATACAGCCAATGAGGTTTCCTCTCCTGGGACTTCCATTGCTGCCAGCAGGGGCCCTCCTGTAAATGAGTCAATAAGCTCCCAGAAAGATTCGGCCCAAACATTATCAATGCCCCTGGAAATCTCTAATGCAACCAGTATACCTGCTGTCCCAGTAATGAAATCTGCAGGATTCCATACTACGACTGGTGAAACCATGGCAACTAGCCCTCTGGAGACCTCCAGTGGGACCAGTGGACCCCCTGTCACCACAGCTACTAGCTCTCTGGAGACCTCTGATGGGACCAGTGGACCCCCTATCACCACAGCAATTAGCTCTCTGAAGGCCTCCAATGTGACCAGCGGACCCCCTGTCATCATGGAAACTAGCTCTCTAAAGACCTCCAAGGAGACCAGTGGACTTCCTGTCACCATGGCAACTACGTCTCTGAAGACCCCCCTGGGGACCAGTGGCTCCCCCACCTTTGGAGTAAAAATATCCAGCCCAACGTCCTCCACAAACATAAGCAGTAGGTCCTCCCCAAATTCAGGTTGGGAGACAAATGGCACCTTGCTGGTAGCTGTGCTTGTGGCCCTGCTGGTGGTCATTTTCCTCATGGCATTACTCCTGCTGTGGCACCAGCGGCAGAAGCGGAAGACAGGAGTACTGACACTAAGCAGGAGTGGAAAGCACAACGGGGTGGCAAATGCCTGGGCTGGGGTAGCCCAGGTGTCTCATGAGGAGGCCGCGACAATAACAGAGGGAGCGTCCGGGGGTAACAATGACTCTGGGGTCCCCCAGGGGGAGGGGTCTGGCCAGCGGCCCACACTTACCACTTTCTTTGGTAGACGGAAGTCTCGCCAGGGCTCCATGGCGCTGGAGGAGCTAAAGCCTGGGCCAGCCCCCAGCCTAAAGGGGGAGGAAGAGCCACTGGTGGGCAGCAAGGATGAGGCTGCGGAGACCTCTACTTCTGATGGGCCAGAAGAGAGAGATGTGGAGGCCCCTTAA